The sequence TATGAGCTCACCCGCCGGGGACAGCGCGTGCTCGGGCTCGAGCGTTTCGACGTGCCGCACGACCGCGGATCCTCGCACGGCGTCAACCGCATCATCCGCCTCGCGTATTGGGAACACCCCTCCTACGTCCCGCTGCTGCGGCGCGCATACGCGCTGTGGCGCGAGCTCGAGCACCTCTCGGGCGAACGTCTGCTGATCATCACCGGCGGCATCGACGCGGGACCGGAGGACAGTCCCACGGTCAAAGGCTCGCTCCTGTCGTGCGCGCTGCACCACCTCCCGCACGAGGTGCTCGACGCGGGCGCGCTGCACGCGCGTTTTCCCGGATACCGCCTCGCGCCGGAGATGGTCGCGGTGTATCAGCCCGATGGCGGGTTCGTCATGTCCGAGCGCGCCATCGTCGCATATGTAACCGCCGCCTTGGACGCGGGCGCCGACATCCACGCTCGAGAGCACGTCCTGGGCTGGGAGCCGGACGGCACCGGGGTGCGCGTTCGGACGGAGCACGCCACGTACACCGCGCGGCGGCTCGTGCTCACGGCCGGCCCCTGGGCAGGAAAGCTCGCCCCATCGCTGGCGGAGTTGGCGGTGCCGGAGCGCCAGGTCCTGATCTGGACGCAACCGCTCGTTCCGGATCGGTTCCGGTTGGGTGCGTTCCCTGTGTTCAACATGGAAGCGCCCGAAGGACGATTCTACGGCTTCCCGGTCTACAGCGTGCCGGGTTTCAAGATCGGGAAATACCACCATCGGGAAGAGCGCACGGACGCAGACCAGGTGGACCGTGAAATCCGCCCAGAGGATGAAGCGGTGCTTCGCGAAGGAATCCGTCGCTATTTCCCGGAGGCCGACGGACCAACGATGGCCCTCAAGACGTGCCTGTTCACGAACAGCCCGGACGAACACTTCATCCTGGACGTTCTTCCCGCGAGTCCCCAGGTCGCGATCGCCGCGGGCTTCTCCGGCCACGGGTTCAAGTTCGCGAGCGTGGTCGGGGAGATCATGGCCGACCTCTCGACGGAGGGGCGCAGCGACTTCGACCTCGGCCTGTTCCGCCTGGCGCGGTTCGCGCAATAATCTCGGCCGCAGGGCCGTGCGGACTCCGTCGGCGCGCGGGGACGAGGCCGCCGCCCGGCGAGGCGATGCCGCACGCCGTCAGTTTACCTCAGCTGCACGGTCTCCATGTACTCGTTCGCCGTGGGCTGCAGCACGAGTCCGTCCACGTTCTTCCGCATGAGCACCGGAACACGCGCGTAGGCGATGTAGATATCGCGCACATCCTGCGCGAT is a genomic window of bacterium containing:
- the solA gene encoding N-methyl-L-tryptophan oxidase; this translates as MPQYDAIVIGVGAMGSATVYELTRRGQRVLGLERFDVPHDRGSSHGVNRIIRLAYWEHPSYVPLLRRAYALWRELEHLSGERLLIITGGIDAGPEDSPTVKGSLLSCALHHLPHEVLDAGALHARFPGYRLAPEMVAVYQPDGGFVMSERAIVAYVTAALDAGADIHAREHVLGWEPDGTGVRVRTEHATYTARRLVLTAGPWAGKLAPSLAELAVPERQVLIWTQPLVPDRFRLGAFPVFNMEAPEGRFYGFPVYSVPGFKIGKYHHREERTDADQVDREIRPEDEAVLREGIRRYFPEADGPTMALKTCLFTNSPDEHFILDVLPASPQVAIAAGFSGHGFKFASVVGEIMADLSTEGRSDFDLGLFRLARFAQ